A section of the Deinococcus radiopugnans ATCC 19172 genome encodes:
- a CDS encoding extracellular solute-binding protein, giving the protein MKKALFASLAVLVAAGAASAQTTIKINGYGGQDPAIVGDLINRFVKPALAKDKITVVYQPLQGDYNQQLTTLLAAGNAGDVFYVPGETLDGYVATGKLLPLNGVVNTTPFIKSLNDAFTRGGKTYAVAKDFNTLTLVYNKDIFDEAKVAYPNDNDTWTSFQNKLAAVKKALGNDYYGACLAPEYARMGEFAFAAGWQPFDSKGKTNLLDPAFVSAFNYFTGLSKNKVAVQPSELSQDWSGGCLGSGKVAVAIEGNWIVGFLKDNAPNLKYGSALIPKNDKTGKRGNFVFTVGWAINSGTKNKAAAAKVLNILTSPNVQQYVLEQGLAIPSRTSLQSNAFFKKATPGAENSKVVFQGASSGTVRPYYFGTQGPDWAKPINTALAAVLSGQKSSADALKQAQQEMNILQNR; this is encoded by the coding sequence ATGAAAAAAGCACTGTTTGCCAGCCTTGCCGTCCTCGTTGCCGCTGGTGCGGCCTCGGCGCAGACCACCATCAAGATTAACGGCTACGGCGGGCAGGACCCGGCCATCGTGGGCGATCTGATCAACCGCTTCGTGAAGCCCGCGCTCGCCAAGGACAAGATCACGGTGGTCTACCAGCCGCTTCAGGGCGACTACAACCAGCAGCTGACCACGCTGCTGGCGGCCGGGAACGCCGGAGACGTCTTCTACGTGCCAGGGGAAACGCTCGACGGCTACGTCGCCACGGGCAAGCTGCTGCCCTTGAATGGCGTCGTCAATACCACCCCGTTTATCAAGAGTCTGAATGACGCCTTTACCCGGGGCGGCAAGACCTACGCCGTCGCCAAGGATTTCAACACCCTGACCCTGGTGTACAACAAGGACATCTTCGACGAGGCCAAGGTGGCCTATCCCAACGACAACGACACCTGGACGAGCTTTCAGAACAAGCTGGCCGCGGTGAAAAAGGCGCTGGGCAACGACTACTACGGCGCGTGCCTGGCCCCCGAATACGCCCGCATGGGCGAGTTCGCCTTCGCGGCAGGCTGGCAACCCTTCGACAGCAAGGGCAAGACCAACCTGCTGGATCCGGCCTTTGTCTCCGCCTTCAACTACTTTACTGGTCTGAGCAAGAACAAGGTGGCCGTGCAGCCTTCGGAGCTGTCGCAGGACTGGTCTGGCGGCTGCCTGGGGTCGGGCAAGGTGGCGGTGGCCATCGAGGGCAACTGGATCGTGGGCTTCCTCAAGGACAACGCGCCCAACCTGAAATACGGCTCGGCGCTGATCCCCAAGAACGACAAGACCGGCAAGCGCGGCAACTTCGTGTTTACCGTGGGCTGGGCCATCAACTCGGGCACCAAGAACAAGGCGGCGGCAGCCAAGGTGCTGAACATCCTGACCAGCCCGAACGTGCAGCAGTATGTGCTGGAGCAGGGCCTGGCGATTCCCAGCCGCACGTCGCTGCAAAGCAACGCCTTCTTCAAAAAGGCCACCCCCGGCGCGGAGAACAGCAAAGTGGTGTTCCAGGGCGCGTCGTCGGGCACCGTGCGGCCCTACTACTTCGGCACGCAGGGGCCGGACTGGGCCAAGCCGATCAATACGGCGCTGGCCGCCGTGCTGAGCGGACAGAAATCCAGCGCCGACGCGCTGAAGCAGGCTCAGCAGGAGATGAATATCCTGCAAAACCGCTGA
- a CDS encoding LacI family DNA-binding transcriptional regulator → MRSSRPTIDDIAREAGVSTGTVSRVLNGHSTVAARTRDRVQDVIVRLGYTPDPAARHLSWRTGQTLGLSFDHDDPVLHPYMILFRRALEAGTAHQGVQLLELRADLTRLTRLPSAVLVMHAIDGDPRLDFLRAVGVPAVLIGHHPDFFWVAPDDVEGARLATEQLTGAGHRQLAFLGAGPSQVAQDRERGFLRAAAAVGAHTLSLPSDFTVLGGYRAVRRAWETGTRFTGLFAQSDESAAAAVAALEDLGVRVPQDVSVVGFDGLPELPLPIRLTTVAQNIPSIASTALTLVQEAIAGLPPRGEFIPVELIRGATVAPFPGGKP, encoded by the coding sequence ATGCGATCCTCCCGGCCCACCATCGACGACATTGCCCGCGAGGCTGGTGTCAGCACCGGCACGGTCAGCCGCGTCCTGAACGGACACAGCACCGTGGCCGCCCGGACGCGCGACCGCGTGCAGGACGTGATCGTCCGGCTGGGCTACACCCCGGACCCGGCCGCGCGTCATCTGAGCTGGCGCACAGGCCAGACGTTGGGGCTGTCGTTCGACCACGATGACCCCGTGCTGCACCCTTACATGATCCTGTTTCGCCGCGCGCTGGAGGCGGGCACGGCGCACCAGGGCGTGCAACTGCTGGAGCTGCGGGCCGATCTGACCCGCCTGACCCGGCTGCCCAGCGCCGTGCTGGTGATGCACGCCATCGACGGGGACCCGCGCCTGGATTTCTTGCGAGCTGTCGGGGTCCCTGCCGTTCTGATCGGTCACCATCCCGATTTCTTCTGGGTGGCCCCGGACGATGTGGAGGGCGCGCGGCTGGCCACGGAGCAACTGACCGGGGCCGGACACCGCCAGCTCGCCTTCCTAGGGGCCGGGCCCAGCCAGGTGGCCCAGGACCGCGAGCGCGGCTTTCTGCGGGCCGCGGCGGCGGTGGGCGCCCACACCCTCAGCTTGCCCAGCGATTTCACGGTGCTGGGCGGTTACCGCGCCGTGCGCCGGGCCTGGGAGACCGGCACCCGCTTTACCGGTCTGTTCGCCCAGAGTGACGAGAGTGCCGCCGCCGCCGTGGCCGCGCTGGAGGATCTGGGCGTGCGGGTGCCGCAGGACGTGAGCGTGGTGGGCTTTGACGGCCTGCCCGAACTGCCGCTGCCGATCCGGTTGACCACGGTGGCGCAGAACATCCCCAGCATCGCGTCCACCGCGCTGACGCTGGTGCAAGAAGCCATCGCGGGCCTGCCCCCGCGCGGCGAATTTATCCCCGTTGAACTGATTCGCGGCGCCACCGTTGCGCCATTCCCCGGAGGGAAGCCATGA